One Streptomyces sp. RPA4-2 genomic window carries:
- a CDS encoding type 1 glutamine amidotransferase domain-containing protein, whose amino-acid sequence MAKLLFVMTGATYWTLKDGTRHATGYWAEEFAAPYKALTEAGHQVVVATPGAVVPNVDMMSLRPEMAGGAQTALDLEAIIRSAEEMRRPIQLADARPEDYDAVYFPGGHGPMEDLCVDADAGRLLTAALASGKPLAVVCHAPAAMLATRIRGVSPFAGYRVSAFTNDEENAVGLASRARWLLEDELNDLGVEFTRGEMWKPYTVVDRNLFTGQNPASAAVLAERLLKAL is encoded by the coding sequence ATGGCGAAACTTCTGTTCGTGATGACGGGAGCGACGTACTGGACGCTCAAGGACGGCACCCGGCACGCGACCGGTTACTGGGCCGAGGAGTTCGCGGCCCCGTACAAGGCCCTCACCGAAGCGGGACATCAGGTCGTCGTCGCCACCCCCGGCGCGGTGGTTCCGAACGTGGACATGATGAGCCTGCGTCCCGAGATGGCGGGCGGCGCGCAGACCGCCCTCGATCTGGAAGCGATCATCCGCTCCGCCGAGGAGATGCGGCGGCCCATCCAGCTGGCCGACGCCCGTCCGGAGGACTACGACGCCGTCTACTTCCCCGGCGGTCACGGTCCGATGGAGGACCTGTGTGTCGACGCCGACGCGGGGCGGCTGCTGACCGCGGCGCTCGCCTCCGGCAAACCCCTCGCCGTGGTCTGCCACGCCCCGGCCGCCATGCTGGCCACCAGGATCCGCGGCGTCTCCCCCTTCGCCGGTTACCGGGTCTCGGCGTTCACCAACGACGAGGAGAACGCCGTCGGGCTCGCCTCCAGGGCCAGGTGGCTGTTGGAGGACGAACTCAACGACCTGGGGGTCGAGTTCACCCGCGGCGAGATGTGGAAGCCGTACACGGTGGTGGACCGCAACCTGTTCACCGGGCAGAACCCCGCTTCGGCCGCCGTCCTGGCGGAGCGGCTCCTCAAGGCCCTCTGA
- a CDS encoding sulfite oxidase-like oxidoreductase yields MTGDRPGAIGGAPSAPHPIPPGQRRVQGWPVSHYGPVPRFRPERWDLRVFGATAVGEERSWSFDDLTALPHITVVADLHCATGPTSTDHEWFGIAATTLLDLAPPAPEVTHVMAWAEYGYGANLRLADFTTAQTLLATHHNGEPLTAEHGFPLRLVVPHLYGYKSAKWLRGIEYMTADRRGFWEERGYHNLADPWKEQRYSHQEREGDGPTT; encoded by the coding sequence ATGACAGGCGACCGACCGGGCGCGATCGGCGGCGCACCGAGTGCGCCCCACCCCATCCCTCCGGGCCAGCGCAGGGTGCAGGGCTGGCCCGTCTCGCACTACGGCCCGGTTCCCAGGTTCCGCCCGGAGCGCTGGGACCTGCGGGTCTTCGGCGCGACCGCCGTGGGCGAGGAGCGTTCGTGGTCCTTCGACGACCTCACCGCGCTGCCGCACATCACCGTCGTCGCCGATCTGCACTGCGCGACGGGCCCCACGTCGACGGATCACGAGTGGTTCGGCATCGCCGCCACGACCCTGCTGGACCTGGCGCCTCCGGCCCCTGAGGTCACCCATGTGATGGCCTGGGCCGAGTACGGCTACGGGGCCAACCTCCGCCTCGCGGACTTCACGACCGCGCAGACCCTGTTGGCCACCCACCACAACGGTGAGCCGCTCACCGCCGAGCACGGTTTCCCGCTGCGCCTGGTCGTACCGCACCTCTACGGCTACAAGAGCGCCAAATGGCTGCGCGGCATCGAGTACATGACCGCGGACCGACGCGGATTCTGGGAGGAGCGCGGCTACCACAACCTCGCGGACCCCTGGAAGGAACAGCGCTACTCCCACCAGGAGCGGGAGGGCGACGGCCCGACCACGTGA
- a CDS encoding LysR family transcriptional regulator — MDLRQMEVVVAVAEEGGFTAAAQRLHVVQSAVSSTVRALERELGTALFDRTTHRVSLTPAGEAFVPAARATLRAAEQARSAVDVVQGRLRGRVTVGTMQGVWADLHLPLAALRAEHPEVSVRLRQAAVTDIRQALREGTVDLAVVALDRQQQRGLVTRLLSHEEMVLVSAPERALAGSGAEGTVTLAEAARLPLVDFTPGWAIRLSVDRAFRAAAVEREPTFEVNDIVAASELVRNDLGVCVMPGSIATRFPDLRTHRFDRHAPSWKVMVVRPRGEAPPAVAALLRHMT, encoded by the coding sequence ATGGATCTGCGGCAGATGGAGGTCGTGGTCGCGGTGGCCGAGGAGGGCGGCTTCACCGCGGCGGCGCAGCGGCTGCACGTGGTGCAGTCCGCCGTGTCGAGCACGGTGCGCGCGCTGGAGCGTGAGCTGGGCACGGCGCTGTTCGACCGCACCACGCACCGGGTGTCGCTGACCCCGGCCGGTGAGGCCTTCGTACCGGCGGCGCGCGCGACCCTGCGGGCCGCCGAACAGGCCCGGTCGGCGGTCGACGTCGTCCAGGGACGGCTGCGGGGACGGGTGACGGTCGGCACGATGCAGGGTGTGTGGGCCGATCTTCACCTGCCGCTGGCCGCGCTGCGGGCGGAGCATCCGGAGGTGTCGGTGCGGCTGCGGCAGGCGGCGGTGACCGACATCCGCCAGGCGCTGCGGGAGGGGACGGTGGATCTGGCCGTGGTCGCCCTCGACCGCCAGCAGCAGCGCGGGCTGGTCACCAGGCTGCTGTCCCACGAGGAGATGGTGCTGGTGTCCGCGCCGGAGCGGGCGCTGGCCGGGTCCGGCGCGGAGGGGACGGTCACGCTCGCCGAGGCCGCCCGGCTGCCGCTGGTCGACTTCACGCCCGGCTGGGCGATCCGGCTCTCCGTCGACCGGGCGTTCCGTGCCGCCGCCGTCGAGCGCGAGCCGACCTTCGAGGTCAACGACATCGTGGCGGCGTCCGAGCTGGTCCGCAACGACCTGGGCGTCTGCGTCATGCCCGGCTCGATCGCCACCCGTTTCCCCGACCTGCGGACGCACCGGTTCGACCGGCACGCGCCGAGCTGGAAGGTGATGGTGGTCCGGCCGCGGGGCGAGGCGCCGCCGGCCGTCGCCGCGCTGCTGCGGCACATGACCTGA
- a CDS encoding CoA-acylating methylmalonate-semialdehyde dehydrogenase translates to MKTVTHWIGGKPYGDGSRAFGAWGPVTDPASGEVTTRVAMAGTDEVDTAVAAAKEAYATWRTSSLAQRTAILFRYRELLNARRDDLAALITAEQGKVHADALGEVARGLEIVELACGLGTALKGDMSTEVSSSVDVTSVRQPLGVIVGISPFNFPAMISMWMFPMAIACGNTFVHKPSSKAPSASMLLAQLAAEAGVPDGVLNIVHGDEVAVNALLDHPDVAAVSFVGSTPVARHVYGRASASGKRVQALGGAKNHMLVLPDADLDAAADAAVTAAYGSAGQRCMAVSVVVAVGSAGDALVPRIAERAAKVRIGPGDDPASEMGPLVTRAHRDEVADYVAGAAAQGADVVLDGRDFTVEGFENGHWMGISLLDKVSTDSDAYRNEIFGPVLCVLRAETYEEAMDIINGSPFGNASSVFTRDGGAARRFQLEVETGMVGVNVPMPVPVGYHSFGGWKDSAFGDHRMYGGEAVHFYTRGKVITSRWPDPAETATGPDLGFPTSR, encoded by the coding sequence ATGAAGACCGTCACCCACTGGATCGGTGGCAAGCCCTACGGGGATGGTTCGAGGGCCTTCGGTGCCTGGGGCCCGGTGACCGATCCGGCGAGCGGAGAGGTCACCACACGGGTCGCGATGGCGGGCACCGACGAGGTCGACACAGCGGTCGCCGCGGCGAAGGAGGCCTACGCCACCTGGCGCACGTCCTCGCTCGCGCAGCGGACCGCGATCCTCTTCCGCTACCGCGAACTGCTGAACGCGCGCCGCGACGACCTCGCCGCGCTGATCACCGCCGAGCAGGGCAAGGTCCACGCGGACGCGCTGGGCGAGGTGGCCCGGGGCCTGGAGATCGTCGAACTGGCCTGCGGACTCGGCACGGCGCTCAAGGGCGACATGTCCACGGAGGTGTCGAGCAGCGTCGACGTGACGTCGGTCCGCCAGCCGCTCGGTGTGATCGTCGGCATCTCACCGTTCAACTTCCCCGCCATGATCAGCATGTGGATGTTCCCCATGGCGATCGCCTGCGGGAACACCTTCGTCCACAAGCCGAGCAGCAAGGCCCCGTCCGCGTCCATGCTCCTCGCGCAACTCGCGGCCGAGGCCGGTGTGCCCGACGGTGTGCTCAACATCGTGCACGGCGACGAGGTCGCGGTGAACGCGCTGCTGGACCACCCTGACGTGGCGGCCGTGTCGTTCGTGGGCTCCACACCGGTCGCCCGTCACGTCTACGGCAGGGCGTCCGCCAGCGGCAAGCGTGTCCAGGCCCTCGGCGGCGCGAAGAACCACATGCTGGTCCTGCCCGACGCCGACCTCGACGCGGCCGCCGACGCCGCGGTGACCGCCGCCTACGGGTCCGCGGGCCAGCGCTGCATGGCCGTCTCCGTGGTGGTCGCGGTCGGCTCGGCGGGAGACGCGCTGGTGCCCCGGATCGCCGAGCGGGCCGCGAAGGTCAGGATCGGCCCGGGCGACGACCCGGCGTCCGAGATGGGCCCGCTCGTCACCAGGGCGCACCGCGACGAGGTCGCGGACTACGTCGCGGGCGCGGCCGCCCAGGGAGCCGACGTGGTGCTCGACGGCAGGGACTTCACCGTCGAGGGCTTCGAGAACGGGCACTGGATGGGCATATCGCTCCTCGACAAGGTCAGCACCGACTCGGACGCCTACCGGAACGAGATCTTCGGCCCCGTCCTGTGCGTGCTGCGCGCGGAGACCTACGAGGAGGCCATGGACATCATCAACGGCTCTCCGTTCGGCAACGCGAGCTCGGTCTTCACCCGCGACGGCGGCGCGGCCCGCCGCTTCCAGCTGGAGGTCGAGACCGGCATGGTCGGCGTGAACGTGCCGATGCCGGTGCCGGTGGGCTACCACTCCTTCGGCGGCTGGAAGGACTCGGCCTTCGGCGACCACCGCATGTACGGCGGCGAAGCCGTGCACTTCTACACGCGTGGCAAGGTCATCACGAGCCGCTGGCCCGACCCGGCCGAGACCGCGACCGGGCCGGACCTGGGATTCCCCACGTCCCGCTGA
- a CDS encoding DUF6204 family protein translates to MSTRSFRITVRGVFDGLGTDQRSELLARAAEHDVLRAAFTAEGHLSYDLAARSAFTFRFLDSGEEEEDILEATERAEEAAKAWLTQRGYHYKNLRSSAEDLSQAPLGKRQRRAAAAKYS, encoded by the coding sequence ATGAGTACTCGCAGCTTCCGTATCACCGTGCGCGGTGTCTTCGACGGGCTCGGCACCGATCAGCGATCCGAGCTCCTGGCGCGGGCGGCGGAGCACGACGTGCTGCGCGCGGCGTTCACCGCGGAGGGGCACCTCAGCTACGACCTGGCCGCACGGTCCGCCTTCACCTTCCGCTTCCTGGACTCGGGCGAAGAGGAGGAGGACATCCTGGAGGCGACCGAGCGCGCCGAGGAGGCGGCGAAGGCGTGGCTGACCCAGCGCGGGTATCACTACAAGAACCTCAGGTCCAGCGCCGAGGATCTCTCCCAGGCGCCCCTGGGGAAGCGGCAGCGCCGCGCCGCAGCGGCGAAGTACTCCTGA
- a CDS encoding PP2C family protein-serine/threonine phosphatase: protein MVDQSGPRRVLRARESRSEHRQSRTGTAPFDDTPRFATPTAWFLRLGRTLRRTAPPRTARSARIRAAGHRVTASRYGPFLFAIAMIATILGFGFMLPTSEHLGSLMATVPAATAALAGARVTATIAGLSCAACVALDGHDGLFGTSTFVVHLVAIALVSLCVITFRTLRERSTRELLGVRAVAEAVQRVLIRPMPPSIGSLRIRAEYRASHPQARVGGDLYAVASSDDAVRFLIGDVKGKGLAAVDDAAALLGAFRSSARRTPSLADLMALLEEAVQAHFEEVAATDPDVAERFITALLLEIPADGSCVRMINCGHPPPYLVEGDTVRPVPARWPAPPLGLNSTGTQSYTMTVLPLAEEALLLLYTDGVIEARDPKGHFFDLEDRITAWPHRDLDELLPYILDGLTAHVGGNMRFNDDAAMVTVQRLSDSRVRRQRAGGDDGLATLEDPARVGCG, encoded by the coding sequence ATGGTGGACCAGTCCGGGCCGCGTCGTGTGCTCAGGGCCCGCGAGAGCCGCTCTGAGCACCGCCAGAGCCGCACCGGGACCGCGCCCTTCGACGACACTCCGCGGTTCGCCACACCGACCGCCTGGTTCCTGCGCCTCGGCCGCACGCTGCGCCGTACGGCTCCGCCCCGCACGGCGCGATCGGCGCGGATCAGGGCGGCGGGGCACAGGGTGACCGCCAGCCGCTACGGGCCGTTCCTTTTCGCGATCGCCATGATCGCGACGATCCTGGGCTTCGGCTTCATGCTGCCCACGTCGGAACACCTCGGCTCACTCATGGCCACGGTTCCCGCGGCCACGGCCGCACTCGCCGGAGCACGGGTCACGGCGACCATCGCCGGTCTCTCCTGTGCGGCGTGCGTCGCGCTCGACGGGCACGACGGGCTCTTCGGTACCTCCACGTTCGTCGTGCACCTCGTGGCGATCGCTCTCGTCTCGTTGTGCGTCATCACCTTCCGCACCCTGCGGGAACGGTCCACCCGTGAACTGCTCGGAGTACGGGCCGTCGCCGAGGCCGTTCAGCGAGTCCTGATACGCCCGATGCCCCCGTCCATCGGTTCGCTGCGCATTCGGGCGGAGTACCGGGCCTCCCACCCCCAGGCACGCGTGGGGGGCGACCTGTACGCCGTCGCCTCCTCCGACGACGCTGTCCGCTTCCTCATCGGAGACGTCAAGGGAAAGGGCCTCGCGGCGGTGGACGATGCGGCCGCGCTTCTCGGGGCATTCCGCAGTTCAGCCCGCCGGACACCCTCACTGGCCGACCTCATGGCCCTCCTCGAAGAAGCCGTGCAGGCCCATTTCGAAGAAGTGGCCGCCACCGACCCCGATGTCGCGGAGCGCTTCATCACCGCGCTCCTGCTGGAGATACCCGCGGACGGTTCGTGCGTCAGGATGATCAACTGCGGCCACCCTCCCCCCTATCTCGTCGAGGGAGACACGGTCCGGCCCGTGCCGGCCCGGTGGCCCGCGCCGCCCCTCGGACTGAACAGCACCGGCACGCAGAGTTACACCATGACCGTGCTGCCCCTGGCCGAGGAAGCGCTGTTGCTTCTCTACACCGACGGCGTCATCGAAGCCCGTGACCCGAAAGGCCACTTCTTCGACCTCGAGGACCGGATCACCGCATGGCCGCACAGGGACCTGGATGAGCTGCTCCCGTACATTCTCGACGGTCTGACCGCTCATGTGGGCGGGAACATGCGGTTCAACGACGACGCCGCCATGGTCACGGTCCAGCGCCTGAGCGACAGCAGGGTTCGGCGGCAACGTGCCGGCGGGGACGACGGCCTGGCCACCCTGGAGGACCCCGCCCGGGTGGGATGCGGCTGA
- a CDS encoding aldo/keto reductase family protein, translating to MRFRKLGSSDLEVSEISLGSWLTYSGGIQAEQTRACTEAAFDAGINFFDTANVYGRGAAESAWGEILSQHPRDSYILATKVWGQMSDTDQGLSADQIGRQIDASLRRLRTDHVDLYQAHRFDVTVPIEETVEALQKVVRQGKARYLGFSEWTPEQIQAAVDIAGPELFVSSQPQYSMLWQAPEAEVFPVCAANGVSHIVWSPLAQGVLTGKYKPGQPLPADSRFANDAMSGSKDLVLNDAALEAVQRLVPVAEGAGVSLPTLALAWALRRGEVASAITGASRPEQVHANAAAAGVHLTDDVLAAVDAALGDVPVRRPTLAPFAAEGVLRR from the coding sequence ATGCGTTTTCGGAAACTCGGCAGCTCGGACCTGGAGGTCTCGGAGATCTCCCTCGGTTCCTGGCTCACCTACTCCGGAGGCATCCAGGCCGAGCAGACGCGCGCCTGTACCGAGGCCGCGTTCGACGCGGGCATCAACTTCTTCGACACGGCCAACGTCTATGGTCGGGGCGCGGCCGAGTCGGCCTGGGGCGAGATCCTCTCCCAGCACCCCCGTGACTCGTACATCCTGGCGACCAAGGTATGGGGGCAGATGTCGGACACCGACCAGGGCCTGTCGGCCGACCAGATCGGCCGGCAGATCGACGCCTCGCTGCGGCGGTTGCGGACGGACCACGTCGATCTGTACCAGGCCCACCGCTTCGACGTGACCGTGCCGATCGAGGAGACGGTCGAGGCACTCCAGAAGGTCGTGCGGCAGGGCAAGGCCCGCTACCTCGGTTTCAGCGAGTGGACCCCCGAGCAGATCCAGGCGGCCGTCGACATCGCGGGCCCCGAGCTGTTCGTCTCGTCGCAGCCGCAGTACTCGATGCTCTGGCAGGCGCCCGAGGCGGAGGTGTTCCCGGTGTGCGCGGCCAACGGCGTCTCGCACATCGTCTGGTCGCCGTTGGCGCAGGGCGTGCTCACGGGCAAGTACAAGCCGGGACAGCCGCTCCCCGCCGACAGCCGTTTCGCCAACGACGCGATGAGCGGCTCCAAGGACCTCGTCCTCAACGACGCCGCACTGGAGGCCGTGCAGCGGCTCGTTCCCGTGGCCGAGGGCGCGGGTGTGAGTCTGCCGACCCTGGCGCTGGCCTGGGCGCTGCGTCGCGGTGAGGTCGCCTCGGCGATCACCGGAGCCTCGCGACCGGAGCAGGTGCACGCCAACGCCGCGGCCGCGGGCGTGCACCTCACGGACGACGTGCTGGCCGCGGTGGACGCGGCGCTCGGCGACGTACCGGTCCGGCGTCCGACCCTCGCACCGTTCGCGGCCGAGGGTGTCCTGCGCCGCTGA
- a CDS encoding C40 family peptidase: protein MASHRRPKQPSRTRVTVLTTVAAAAVALSANAANAAPSEKPSKDEVKSKVDALYQEAEQATEKLDGAKEKQDKLEKQISALQDNVARGQEDLNQLRDALGSMASAQYRTGGIDPSVALFLSSNPDDYLDKASAMDQLSGQQVEALKKVQEKQRELAQQRQEASAKLKDLSDTRAELKKKKQEVQGKLASAQKLLNSLTAKEKAALAAQDQERATRASERVDLGNTKAASGRAAAAFAAAESVIGAPYDYGHAGPSTFDCSGLTSWAYAQADVSIPRTSEVQANAGTRIYSQSDLRVGDLVIFYGDHHHVGLYAGGGQVLHAPHSGALVRYESIGNMPFQFGVRI, encoded by the coding sequence GTGGCGTCCCACCGTCGACCCAAGCAGCCGAGCCGCACCCGTGTGACCGTGCTCACCACCGTCGCGGCGGCCGCCGTGGCCCTCAGCGCCAACGCCGCCAACGCCGCGCCCAGCGAGAAGCCGAGCAAGGACGAGGTCAAGTCGAAGGTCGACGCCCTCTACCAGGAGGCGGAGCAGGCCACCGAGAAGCTCGACGGGGCCAAGGAGAAGCAGGACAAGCTGGAGAAGCAGATCAGCGCCCTGCAGGACAACGTCGCCCGCGGCCAGGAAGACCTCAACCAGCTGCGCGACGCCCTCGGTTCGATGGCCAGTGCCCAGTACCGCACCGGCGGCATCGACCCCTCCGTGGCACTGTTCCTCTCCTCGAACCCGGACGACTACCTGGACAAGGCGTCCGCGATGGACCAGCTGAGCGGTCAGCAGGTCGAGGCGCTGAAGAAGGTCCAGGAGAAGCAGCGCGAGCTCGCCCAGCAGCGCCAGGAAGCGTCCGCGAAGCTCAAGGACCTCTCCGACACCCGCGCCGAGCTCAAGAAGAAGAAGCAGGAAGTCCAGGGCAAGCTCGCCTCGGCGCAGAAGCTCCTCAACTCCCTGACGGCGAAGGAGAAGGCGGCTCTCGCGGCCCAGGACCAGGAGCGCGCCACCCGCGCCAGCGAGCGTGTCGACCTCGGCAACACCAAGGCCGCCTCCGGACGCGCGGCCGCCGCGTTCGCCGCCGCGGAGAGCGTGATCGGCGCCCCGTACGACTACGGCCACGCCGGCCCCAGCACCTTCGACTGCTCGGGCCTCACCTCCTGGGCCTACGCCCAGGCCGATGTCTCCATCCCGCGCACCTCGGAGGTCCAGGCCAACGCGGGCACCCGCATCTACTCGCAGAGCGATCTCCGGGTCGGTGACCTGGTCATCTTCTACGGGGACCACCACCACGTCGGGCTGTACGCGGGCGGCGGCCAGGTGCTGCACGCCCCGCACAGCGGCGCGCTCGTCCGCTACGAGTCGATCGGCAACATGCCTTTCCAGTTCGGCGTCCGCATCTGA
- a CDS encoding MFS transporter, producing the protein MSVSPELKRSDPTATGTAAHGVPGWLVALFAVASGMTVANLYYAQPLLSSLRDVFHVGTAAAGGLITLTQVGYVLGMLFLVPLGDRLEKRKLITVLLTVTTLALVAAGLATNFPMLLIASLISGGTSVVAQILIPFAASLAPDHARGRIVGRVMSGLLTGILLSRTLSSLVSDVAGWRVVYLGSAVLMALLALALRAALPQHAPTTTIPYTRVLRSTLQLVRTHPVLLRRGLYQAAMFGAFSAFWTTVSYVLTGPHFHYSPVGVGLFALVGAAGAAIAPFAGHWADRGHVRPVTGVAFVVAAVAFAAAGFGQEHVALLAVAAILIDMAVQTTLILGQHTIYQLDANARARLNSAFIATFFVGGALGSQFGSIAYHAAGWTAVSVLGAVLPVLALLYWTTERRAARRTAARTA; encoded by the coding sequence GTGTCCGTATCCCCCGAACTGAAGCGCTCGGACCCGACCGCCACCGGCACGGCCGCGCACGGCGTCCCGGGATGGCTGGTCGCGCTCTTCGCGGTCGCCTCCGGTATGACGGTGGCCAACCTGTACTACGCCCAGCCGCTGCTGTCCTCGCTGCGCGACGTCTTCCACGTCGGCACGGCGGCCGCCGGCGGACTCATCACCCTCACCCAGGTCGGCTACGTCCTGGGCATGCTCTTCCTGGTGCCGCTCGGCGACCGGCTGGAGAAGCGCAAGCTGATCACCGTGCTGCTGACGGTGACCACCCTCGCCCTGGTCGCGGCAGGCCTCGCCACGAACTTCCCGATGCTGCTGATCGCGTCCCTGATCAGCGGAGGCACCTCGGTCGTCGCCCAGATACTGATCCCCTTCGCGGCGAGCCTCGCCCCCGATCACGCCCGCGGCCGGATCGTCGGCCGGGTGATGAGCGGTCTGCTCACCGGCATACTGCTCTCCCGCACCCTGAGCAGTCTGGTCTCCGACGTGGCCGGCTGGCGCGTGGTCTACCTCGGCTCCGCCGTCCTGATGGCGCTGCTGGCCCTCGCGCTGCGCGCCGCCCTGCCGCAGCACGCGCCGACCACGACCATCCCGTACACCCGTGTACTGCGCTCCACGCTGCAACTGGTGCGCACCCACCCCGTGTTGCTGCGCCGCGGTCTCTACCAGGCGGCGATGTTCGGTGCGTTCAGCGCGTTCTGGACGACCGTGTCATACGTCCTGACGGGCCCTCACTTCCACTACTCCCCCGTCGGAGTGGGCCTGTTCGCCCTGGTGGGTGCCGCCGGTGCGGCCATCGCCCCGTTCGCCGGGCACTGGGCGGACCGGGGACACGTGCGTCCCGTGACCGGCGTCGCGTTCGTCGTCGCGGCCGTGGCCTTCGCGGCGGCGGGCTTCGGCCAGGAGCACGTGGCCCTGCTCGCGGTGGCCGCGATCCTGATCGACATGGCCGTCCAGACCACCCTGATCCTCGGCCAGCACACCATCTATCAGCTCGACGCGAACGCCCGTGCCCGGCTCAACAGCGCCTTCATCGCGACGTTCTTCGTCGGAGGGGCGCTCGGGTCCCAGTTCGGCTCGATCGCGTACCACGCGGCGGGCTGGACCGCCGTCAGTGTCCTCGGCGCCGTCCTGCCCGTGCTGGCTCTCCTCTACTGGACGACGGAGCGCCGTGCCGCCCGCCGTACCGCCGCCCGCACCGCCTGA